The proteins below are encoded in one region of Populus alba chromosome 2, ASM523922v2, whole genome shotgun sequence:
- the LOC118032007 gene encoding G-type lectin S-receptor-like serine/threonine-protein kinase LECRK2: MVRLTATYLWAYLSLLQLITFLGLHHLGNLLLDSNKLVMLATNSPYGSTKYLRTIVWSANRNDLVQGGSRVQLMEDGELVLNDQSGRQIWIRPESGGSGAAYAAMLDTGNFVVASQAGANLWQSFDEPIDTLLPTQNLNSGAQLIAPYLEKNYSHGRFTFILQTDRNLLMYTTRYPTTTVNYAYWSTQDSIGSGYRVVFNLQSGYMYLVAQNGTMLNSVFSNSVSMQDFYLRATIDYDGVLRQYAYPKTASSSRRWAMAWTTNFIPSNICVVIKGPVGSGACGFNSYWMGRPNPNTRRPDPRARPEWRMTSS; this comes from the coding sequence ATGGTCAGGCTCACAGCAACATATCTTTGGGCTTATCTCTCACTGCTGCAACTGATAACCTTCCTTGGACTTCACCATCTGGGGAATTTGCTTTTGGATTCCAACAAGTTGGTGATGCTGGCTACCAACTCGCCATATGGTTCAACAAAATACCTGAGAACCATAGTCTGGTCAGCTAATAGAAATGATCTAGTTCAGGGGGGATCAAGAGTACAACTTATGGAAGATGGTGAGTTGGTTCTAAATGATCAATCAGGCAGACAAATATGGATCCGTCCAGAATCGGGTGGAAGTGGAGCCGCCTATGCAGCCATGCTTGACACCGGAAACTTCGTGGTAGCAAGCCAAGCTGGTGCCAATTTGTGGCAGAGTTTTGATGAACCAATAGACACACTGTTGCCCACACAAAATCTGAATTCAGGTGCTCAACTAATTGCTCCCTACCTGGAAAAGAATTATTCACATGGAAGATTCACGTTCATTCTACAAACTGACAGGAATCTCTTAATGTACACAACACGTTATCCAACAACTACAGTAAATTATGCTTATTGGTCTACCCAGGATTCTATTGGAAGCGGTTATAGGGTGGTCTTTAACCTGCAGTCTGGCTATATGTACCTCGTAGCCCAAAATGGCACTATGCTTAATTCGGTTTTCTCTAATTCAGTATCAATGCAAGATTTCTACTTGAGGGCTACCATAGACTATGATGGAGTTCTTAGGCAATATGCTTATCCAAAGACTGCTTCCAGTAGCAGAAGGTGGGCTATGGCCTGGACGACAAACTTCATACCCTCAAATATCTGCGTGGTAATTAAGGGACCAGTAGGCAGTGGAGCTTGCGGCTTCAACAGCTATTGGATGGGCAGACCCAATCCAAATACCAGACGACCCGATCCACGTGCCAGACCCGAATGGAGGATGACGTCATCATGA
- the LOC118031956 gene encoding protein EMSY-LIKE 3 isoform X3 encodes MDYELSDSSGTDDDLPPTHRNRFQSGVQTAGNGRSAVVGGASQPSLHSDMETQIHNIEQEAYTSVLRAFKAQSDAITWEKESLITELRKELRVSDEEHRELLARVNADDIIRRIREWRKANGIQPSMPSTTQPSHNPIASPSASGSRKKQKTSQSVASLSMGAPSPVLHPSMQQSTSALRHGPPPGSANKKPKSRCSTGLSGRAQVANHGSSGAFAANDLIGKKVWTQWPEDNHFYEAVITDYNAVEGRHALVYDINTGDETWEWVNLKEIPPEDIRWEDEETGLFRRGGRPGPGRGNKKSIARGGAVAAAGRGRGTIKGQSKKDFSLTKNGAAKKAMGDIEILHTDTLIKEVEKVFGASHPDPLEIEKAKKVLREQEQALVKAIARLEDASDGESADEGEHPFPHIQSKDQNQNRGWRKQPCNEIAGEGRGIKGSGGNKMARNGRIVPSDHHDENYDM; translated from the exons ATGGATTACGAGCTTTCCGATAGTAGTG GAACTGATGATGACCTTCCACCAACACATCGAAATAGATTCCAAAGTGGGGTGCAAACTGCTGGAAATGGAAGATCTGCAGTTGTTGGTGGTGCTTCACagccaagtttgcatagtgACATGGAAACTCAAATCCACAATATTGAACAAGAAGCATATACTTCAGTCTTGCGAGCCTTTAAAGCCCAGTCAGATGCCATTACTTGG GAAAAGGAAAGCCTAATTACAGAACTCAGAAAAGAACTAAGAGTTTCAGATGAGGAGCACAGGGAGCTCCTAGCTAGGGTTAATGCTGATGATATCATCCGGAGGATAag GGAATGGAGAAAGGCAAATGGGATCCAACCTAGCATGCCAAGCACCACCCAGCCTTCTCACAACCCTATAGCTAGTCCTTCTGCTTCAGGATCACGCAAGAAACAGAAAACATCGCAGTCAGTCGCCTCATTGTCCATGGGTGCACCTTCTCCTGTATTGCATCCATCTATGCAACAATCTACATCAGCCCTGAGACATGGCCCTCCTCCTGGATCTGCGAACAAGAAGCCTAAATCA CGATGTTCTACAGGTTTGTCTGGCAGGGCACAAGTTGCTAACCATGGCTCTTCAGGTGCCTTTGCAGCCAATGATTTAATTGGAAAGAAAGTTTGGACTCAATGGCCAGAGGATAACCACTTCTATGAAGCTGTTATAACTGACTACAATGCAGTTGAG GGGAGGCATGCTTTGGTTTATGATATTAATACAGGGGATGAAACGTGGGAATGGGTCAATCTCAAAGAG ATACCTCCTGAAGATATTAGGTGGGAGGATGAGGAAACTGGGCTTTTCCGTAGAGGTGGCCGGCCTGGACCAGGCCGTGGGAATAAGAAATCAATTGCACGTGGTGGCGCTGTTGCTGCTGCAGGAAGAGGTAGAGGAACCATAAAAGGTCAATCCAAAAAAGATTTCTCTTTAACCAAGAATGGCGCTGCGAAGAAAGCTATGGGTGATATTGAGATACTTCACACAGATACTCTAATAAAGGAG GTAGAAAAAGTTTTTGGTGCCAGCCATCCTGATCCTTTGGAAATTGAGAAAGCAAAGAAAGTTCTAAGA GAACAAGAACAAGCCCTGGTCAAAGCAATTGCGAGGCTTGAAGATGCATCAGATGGTGAAAGCG CAGATGAGGGAGAACATCCGTTTCCCCATATTCAATCAAAGGACCAGAATCAGAATCGGGGATGGAGAAAACAGCCGTGTAATGAGATTGCTGGTGAAGGTCGAGGAATCAAAGGCTCAGGTGGCAACAAAATGGCAAGAAATGGTAGAATTGTTCCTAGTGATCATCATGATGAGAATTATGACATGTGA
- the LOC118032017 gene encoding G-type lectin S-receptor-like serine/threonine-protein kinase LECRK3, producing the protein MDFQLPYCFFFLLLLLLPFSSNGQAHSNVSLGSSLTAATDNLPWTSPSGEFAFGFQQVGDAGYLLAIWFNKIPERTIVWSANRNDLVQGGSRVQLTRDGELVLNDQSGRQIWSPVSGGSGATHAAMLDTGNFVVASQAGANLWQSFDEPTDTLLPTQNLNLGAQLIAPYLVKNYSDGRFTFILQTDGNLLLYTTRYPTTTVNYPYWSTQDSIGSGYRVVFNQSGYMYLAAQNGTMLNSVFSNSVSMQDLYLRATIDYDGVLRQYAYPKTASSNRRWPMAWTTLPNFIPSNICVAIRGPVGSGACGFNSYCMLGDDQRPRCKCPPDYTFFDPNDERKGCKKNFISQDCDHPSQEIDNFMIRDMLNTNFPYTDYDIFSSVDEDWCRQACLSDCYCAVATYNSGTCWKKTGPLSNGVTDPSIGDKALMKVRKGNWTAGSSAKKSDRSTLITTGSVLLGSSIFLIVLFLLGIYVFFTRWNQQKQKMVPQLHVMPEMNLQNFTYNELETATGGFKEELGRGAFGIVYRGALANEDKPLIAVKKLEKMAGEGDTEFNTEVKVIGRTNHKNLVQLVGFCNEGQNRLLVYEYMSSGSLSNYIFGYSRPSWHRRMQIAFGVARGLLYLHEECSSQIIHCDIKPQNILLDESLNARISDFGLAKLLKTDQTKTTTAIRGTKGYVAPEWFKNLPVTTKVDTYSFGILLLELVCCRKNFEINAIQEHQIVLADWACDCLKEGKLNLLVEEDEEAMEDMKRVERFVMVAIWCIQEEPSLRPGMKKVVQMLEGGVQVSVPPDPSSFISTI; encoded by the coding sequence ATGGATTTTCAACtaccatattgttttttcttccttcttcttctgctgctgcCATTTTCTAGCAATGGTCAGGCTCACAGCAACGTATCTTTGGGCTCATCTCTCACTGCTGCAACTGATAACCTTCCTTGGACTTCACCATCTGGGGAATTTGCTTTTGGATTCCAACAAGTTGGTGATGCTGGCTACCTACTTGCCATATGGTTCAACAAAATACCCGAAAGAACCATAGTCTGGTCAGCTAATAGAAATGATCTAGTTCAGGGGGGATCAAGAGTACAACTTACCAGAGATGGTGAGTTGGTTCTAAATGATCAATCAGGCAGACAAATATGGAGTCCAGTTTCTGGTGGAAGTGGAGCCACCCATGCAGCCATGCTTGACACGGGAAACTTCGTGGTAGCAAGCCAAGCTGGTGCCAATTTGTGGCAGAGTTTTGATGAACCAACAGACACACTGTTGCCCACACAAAATCTGAATTTAGGTGCTCAACTAATTGCTCCCTACCTGGTAAAGAATTATTCAGATGGAAGATTCACGTTCATTCTACAAACTGACGGGAATCTCTTATTGTACACAACACGTTATCCAACAACTACAGTAAATTATCCTTATTGGTCTACCCAGGATTCTATTGGAAGCGGTTATAGGGTGGTCTTTAACCAGTCTGGCTATATGTACCTCGCAGCCCAAAATGGCACTATGCTTAATTCGGTGTTCTCTAATTCAGTATCAATGCAAGATTTGTACTTGAGGGCTACCATAGACTATGATGGAGTTCTTAGGCAATATGCTTATCCAAAGACTGCTTCCAGTAACAGAAGGTGGCCTATGGCCTGGACGACTTTGCCAAACTTCATACCCTCAAATATCTGCGTGGCAATTAGGGGACCAGTAGGCAGTGGAGCTTGCGGCTTCAACAGCTATTGCATGTTAGGAGATGACCAAAGACCAAGATGCAAGTGTCCTCCTGATTACACTTTCTTCGATCCAAATGATGAGAGGAAGGGATGCAAGAAAAACTTTATTTCACAGGATTGTGACCATCCATCGCAAGAAATAGATAACTTTATGATCAGGGATATGCTTAACACAAACTTTCCATATActgattatgatattttttcttcagtGGACGAGGATTGGTGCAGACAAGCTTGCTTGAGTGACTGCTATTGTGCTGTTGCCACTTATAACAGTGGAACCTGTTGGAAGAAGACAGGCCCTCTCTCGAATGGGGTAACAGATCCAAGTATTGGTGATAAAGCCCTGATGAAAGTAAGGAAAGGCAACTGGACTGCTGGTTCAAGTGCAAAGAAGAGTGATCGATCAACTTTGATCACAACAGGATCGGTGCTTTTAGGTAGCTCCATCTTTCTAATTGTTCTCTTTCTGCTAGGAATCTACGTGTTCTTTACTCGTTGGAAccagcaaaaacaaaagatggTACCGCAACTCCATGTCATGCCAGAAATGAATCTGCAGAATTTTACTTACAATGAGCTGGAAACAGCTACAGGAGGATTCAAGGAAGAACTCGGTAGGGGTGCTTTTGGAATTGTTTACAGGGGGGCACTAGCCAACGAAGACAAACCGCTCATCGCagtaaagaaattagaaaagatGGCAGGGGAGGGCGACACAGAATTCAATACAGAAGTGAAAGTTATTGGCAGAACAAATCACAAGAATCTGGTTCAACTTGTTGGATTCTGTAACGAAGGGCAAAATCGCCTTCTGGTCTACGAGTACATGAGCAGTGGCTCCTTGTCAAACTACATATTTGGATATTCAAGGCCTAGTTGGCACCGAAGAATGCAAATTGCTTTCGGTGTAGCCAGAGGGCTCCTTTACCTCCATGAAGAATGCAGCTCCCAGATAATCCATTGTGATATCAAGCCTCAAAATATCCTCCTCGACGAATCTCTTAACGCCAGGATTTCAGATTTCGGACTAGCCAAGCTGTTGAAGACGGACCAAACCAAAACAACGACAGCAATCAGGGGGACGAAAGGGTATGTAGCTCCTGAATGGTTCAAGAACCTGCCTGTCACAACCAAAGTAGATACCTACAGCTTTGGCATTCTCTTGCTGGAGCTAGTTTGCTGCAGAAAGAACTTTGAGATTAATGCAATTCAAGAACATCAGATAGTTCTTGCAGACTGGGCATGTGATTGCCTGAAAGAAGGAAAGTTGAACCTTTtagtagaagaagatgaagaggcaATGGAAGACATGAAAAGGGTAGAGAGGTTTGTGATGGTTGCAATTTGGTGCATTCAGGAGGAACCATCTTTAAGACCTGGAATGAAGAAAGTTGTGCAGATGTTAGAAGGAGGTGTTCAAGTCTCTGTTCCTCCTGATCCTTCATCATTTATCAGCACAATTTAA
- the LOC118031956 gene encoding protein EMSY-LIKE 3 isoform X4, with amino-acid sequence METQIHNIEQEAYTSVLRAFKAQSDAITWEKESLITELRKELRVSDEEHRELLARVNADDIIRRIREWRKANGIQPSMPSTTQPSHNPIASPSASGSRKKQKTSQSVASLSMGAPSPVLHPSMQQSTSALRHGPPPGSANKKPKSSMQRCSTGLSGRAQVANHGSSGAFAANDLIGKKVWTQWPEDNHFYEAVITDYNAVEGRHALVYDINTGDETWEWVNLKEIPPEDIRWEDEETGLFRRGGRPGPGRGNKKSIARGGAVAAAGRGRGTIKGQSKKDFSLTKNGAAKKAMGDIEILHTDTLIKEVEKVFGASHPDPLEIEKAKKVLREQEQALVKAIARLEDASDGESADEGEHPFPHIQSKDQNQNRGWRKQPCNEIAGEGRGIKGSGGNKMARNGRIVPSDHHDENYDM; translated from the exons ATGGAAACTCAAATCCACAATATTGAACAAGAAGCATATACTTCAGTCTTGCGAGCCTTTAAAGCCCAGTCAGATGCCATTACTTGG GAAAAGGAAAGCCTAATTACAGAACTCAGAAAAGAACTAAGAGTTTCAGATGAGGAGCACAGGGAGCTCCTAGCTAGGGTTAATGCTGATGATATCATCCGGAGGATAag GGAATGGAGAAAGGCAAATGGGATCCAACCTAGCATGCCAAGCACCACCCAGCCTTCTCACAACCCTATAGCTAGTCCTTCTGCTTCAGGATCACGCAAGAAACAGAAAACATCGCAGTCAGTCGCCTCATTGTCCATGGGTGCACCTTCTCCTGTATTGCATCCATCTATGCAACAATCTACATCAGCCCTGAGACATGGCCCTCCTCCTGGATCTGCGAACAAGAAGCCTAAATCA TCCATGCAGCGATGTTCTACAGGTTTGTCTGGCAGGGCACAAGTTGCTAACCATGGCTCTTCAGGTGCCTTTGCAGCCAATGATTTAATTGGAAAGAAAGTTTGGACTCAATGGCCAGAGGATAACCACTTCTATGAAGCTGTTATAACTGACTACAATGCAGTTGAG GGGAGGCATGCTTTGGTTTATGATATTAATACAGGGGATGAAACGTGGGAATGGGTCAATCTCAAAGAG ATACCTCCTGAAGATATTAGGTGGGAGGATGAGGAAACTGGGCTTTTCCGTAGAGGTGGCCGGCCTGGACCAGGCCGTGGGAATAAGAAATCAATTGCACGTGGTGGCGCTGTTGCTGCTGCAGGAAGAGGTAGAGGAACCATAAAAGGTCAATCCAAAAAAGATTTCTCTTTAACCAAGAATGGCGCTGCGAAGAAAGCTATGGGTGATATTGAGATACTTCACACAGATACTCTAATAAAGGAG GTAGAAAAAGTTTTTGGTGCCAGCCATCCTGATCCTTTGGAAATTGAGAAAGCAAAGAAAGTTCTAAGA GAACAAGAACAAGCCCTGGTCAAAGCAATTGCGAGGCTTGAAGATGCATCAGATGGTGAAAGCG CAGATGAGGGAGAACATCCGTTTCCCCATATTCAATCAAAGGACCAGAATCAGAATCGGGGATGGAGAAAACAGCCGTGTAATGAGATTGCTGGTGAAGGTCGAGGAATCAAAGGCTCAGGTGGCAACAAAATGGCAAGAAATGGTAGAATTGTTCCTAGTGATCATCATGATGAGAATTATGACATGTGA
- the LOC118031956 gene encoding protein EMSY-LIKE 3 isoform X2: protein MDYELSDSSGTDDDLPPTHRNRFQSGVQTAGNGRSAVVGGASQPSLHSDMETQIHNIEQEAYTSVLRAFKAQSDAITWEKESLITELRKELRVSDEEHRELLARVNADDIIRRIREWRKANGIQPSMPSTTQPSHNPIASPSASGSRKKQKTSQSVASLSMGAPSPVLHPSMQQSTSALRHGPPPGSANKKPKSSMQRCSTGLSGRAQVANHGSSGAFAANDLIGKKVWTQWPEDNHFYEAVITDYNAVEGRHALVYDINTGDETWEWVNLKEIPPEDIRWEDEETGLFRRGGRPGPGRGNKKSIARGGAVAAAGRGRGTIKGQSKKDFSLTKNGAAKKAMGDIEILHTDTLIKEVEKVFGASHPDPLEIEKAKKVLREQEQALVKAIARLEDASDGESDEGEHPFPHIQSKDQNQNRGWRKQPCNEIAGEGRGIKGSGGNKMARNGRIVPSDHHDENYDM, encoded by the exons ATGGATTACGAGCTTTCCGATAGTAGTG GAACTGATGATGACCTTCCACCAACACATCGAAATAGATTCCAAAGTGGGGTGCAAACTGCTGGAAATGGAAGATCTGCAGTTGTTGGTGGTGCTTCACagccaagtttgcatagtgACATGGAAACTCAAATCCACAATATTGAACAAGAAGCATATACTTCAGTCTTGCGAGCCTTTAAAGCCCAGTCAGATGCCATTACTTGG GAAAAGGAAAGCCTAATTACAGAACTCAGAAAAGAACTAAGAGTTTCAGATGAGGAGCACAGGGAGCTCCTAGCTAGGGTTAATGCTGATGATATCATCCGGAGGATAag GGAATGGAGAAAGGCAAATGGGATCCAACCTAGCATGCCAAGCACCACCCAGCCTTCTCACAACCCTATAGCTAGTCCTTCTGCTTCAGGATCACGCAAGAAACAGAAAACATCGCAGTCAGTCGCCTCATTGTCCATGGGTGCACCTTCTCCTGTATTGCATCCATCTATGCAACAATCTACATCAGCCCTGAGACATGGCCCTCCTCCTGGATCTGCGAACAAGAAGCCTAAATCA TCCATGCAGCGATGTTCTACAGGTTTGTCTGGCAGGGCACAAGTTGCTAACCATGGCTCTTCAGGTGCCTTTGCAGCCAATGATTTAATTGGAAAGAAAGTTTGGACTCAATGGCCAGAGGATAACCACTTCTATGAAGCTGTTATAACTGACTACAATGCAGTTGAG GGGAGGCATGCTTTGGTTTATGATATTAATACAGGGGATGAAACGTGGGAATGGGTCAATCTCAAAGAG ATACCTCCTGAAGATATTAGGTGGGAGGATGAGGAAACTGGGCTTTTCCGTAGAGGTGGCCGGCCTGGACCAGGCCGTGGGAATAAGAAATCAATTGCACGTGGTGGCGCTGTTGCTGCTGCAGGAAGAGGTAGAGGAACCATAAAAGGTCAATCCAAAAAAGATTTCTCTTTAACCAAGAATGGCGCTGCGAAGAAAGCTATGGGTGATATTGAGATACTTCACACAGATACTCTAATAAAGGAG GTAGAAAAAGTTTTTGGTGCCAGCCATCCTGATCCTTTGGAAATTGAGAAAGCAAAGAAAGTTCTAAGA GAACAAGAACAAGCCCTGGTCAAAGCAATTGCGAGGCTTGAAGATGCATCAGATGGTGAAAGCG ATGAGGGAGAACATCCGTTTCCCCATATTCAATCAAAGGACCAGAATCAGAATCGGGGATGGAGAAAACAGCCGTGTAATGAGATTGCTGGTGAAGGTCGAGGAATCAAAGGCTCAGGTGGCAACAAAATGGCAAGAAATGGTAGAATTGTTCCTAGTGATCATCATGATGAGAATTATGACATGTGA
- the LOC118031956 gene encoding protein EMSY-LIKE 3 isoform X1, whose protein sequence is MDYELSDSSGTDDDLPPTHRNRFQSGVQTAGNGRSAVVGGASQPSLHSDMETQIHNIEQEAYTSVLRAFKAQSDAITWEKESLITELRKELRVSDEEHRELLARVNADDIIRRIREWRKANGIQPSMPSTTQPSHNPIASPSASGSRKKQKTSQSVASLSMGAPSPVLHPSMQQSTSALRHGPPPGSANKKPKSSMQRCSTGLSGRAQVANHGSSGAFAANDLIGKKVWTQWPEDNHFYEAVITDYNAVEGRHALVYDINTGDETWEWVNLKEIPPEDIRWEDEETGLFRRGGRPGPGRGNKKSIARGGAVAAAGRGRGTIKGQSKKDFSLTKNGAAKKAMGDIEILHTDTLIKEVEKVFGASHPDPLEIEKAKKVLREQEQALVKAIARLEDASDGESADEGEHPFPHIQSKDQNQNRGWRKQPCNEIAGEGRGIKGSGGNKMARNGRIVPSDHHDENYDM, encoded by the exons ATGGATTACGAGCTTTCCGATAGTAGTG GAACTGATGATGACCTTCCACCAACACATCGAAATAGATTCCAAAGTGGGGTGCAAACTGCTGGAAATGGAAGATCTGCAGTTGTTGGTGGTGCTTCACagccaagtttgcatagtgACATGGAAACTCAAATCCACAATATTGAACAAGAAGCATATACTTCAGTCTTGCGAGCCTTTAAAGCCCAGTCAGATGCCATTACTTGG GAAAAGGAAAGCCTAATTACAGAACTCAGAAAAGAACTAAGAGTTTCAGATGAGGAGCACAGGGAGCTCCTAGCTAGGGTTAATGCTGATGATATCATCCGGAGGATAag GGAATGGAGAAAGGCAAATGGGATCCAACCTAGCATGCCAAGCACCACCCAGCCTTCTCACAACCCTATAGCTAGTCCTTCTGCTTCAGGATCACGCAAGAAACAGAAAACATCGCAGTCAGTCGCCTCATTGTCCATGGGTGCACCTTCTCCTGTATTGCATCCATCTATGCAACAATCTACATCAGCCCTGAGACATGGCCCTCCTCCTGGATCTGCGAACAAGAAGCCTAAATCA TCCATGCAGCGATGTTCTACAGGTTTGTCTGGCAGGGCACAAGTTGCTAACCATGGCTCTTCAGGTGCCTTTGCAGCCAATGATTTAATTGGAAAGAAAGTTTGGACTCAATGGCCAGAGGATAACCACTTCTATGAAGCTGTTATAACTGACTACAATGCAGTTGAG GGGAGGCATGCTTTGGTTTATGATATTAATACAGGGGATGAAACGTGGGAATGGGTCAATCTCAAAGAG ATACCTCCTGAAGATATTAGGTGGGAGGATGAGGAAACTGGGCTTTTCCGTAGAGGTGGCCGGCCTGGACCAGGCCGTGGGAATAAGAAATCAATTGCACGTGGTGGCGCTGTTGCTGCTGCAGGAAGAGGTAGAGGAACCATAAAAGGTCAATCCAAAAAAGATTTCTCTTTAACCAAGAATGGCGCTGCGAAGAAAGCTATGGGTGATATTGAGATACTTCACACAGATACTCTAATAAAGGAG GTAGAAAAAGTTTTTGGTGCCAGCCATCCTGATCCTTTGGAAATTGAGAAAGCAAAGAAAGTTCTAAGA GAACAAGAACAAGCCCTGGTCAAAGCAATTGCGAGGCTTGAAGATGCATCAGATGGTGAAAGCG CAGATGAGGGAGAACATCCGTTTCCCCATATTCAATCAAAGGACCAGAATCAGAATCGGGGATGGAGAAAACAGCCGTGTAATGAGATTGCTGGTGAAGGTCGAGGAATCAAAGGCTCAGGTGGCAACAAAATGGCAAGAAATGGTAGAATTGTTCCTAGTGATCATCATGATGAGAATTATGACATGTGA